Sequence from the Desulfuromonas acetoxidans DSM 684 genome:
ATCACAGTCACGCCTTTCCCTTTGCGCCCTTTTGTTTCAAAACTGATTCGTACAATGCCATCACCAGGTGCAACAGGGGCCGCCTGACAACGACACTGTTTGATCGCCTCACCACACTGAGGGCACAATCGCCCTTTTTCGCTGCTGTACACCGGACGGCAATCGTCATCATGAAAACCGATCA
This genomic interval carries:
- a CDS encoding translation initiation factor Sui1 is translated as MIGFHDDDCRPVYSSEKGRLCPQCGEAIKQCRCQAAPVAPGDGIVRISFETKGRKGKGVTVIRGIPLAGADLKGFVKTLKKQCGSGGAVKQESVEIQGDHRSKLLPYLQKQGWKVKLSGG